A single Pseudomonas sp. HN11 DNA region contains:
- a CDS encoding LysE family transporter, translating into MLTIFFYALVFGFVFCLSPGAVLAETLRRGLLHGFTPALLVQFGSLVGDAVWAVIGLTGIALLIQHDAVRMPLTVVCAVYLAWLGIRSLIDAWKLPESDDAPASTRQNALVVGAAISLANPKNIVYWGALGSALSGIVGTTPSHGQTLMFFAGFMLASVVSCFLIAGLVNVLRQNASPLWQRISYGACGAVLIYLAVLAAQGI; encoded by the coding sequence ATGCTGACGATCTTCTTTTACGCGCTGGTATTCGGTTTCGTGTTTTGTCTATCCCCCGGCGCGGTGCTGGCGGAGACCCTGCGCCGTGGCTTGCTGCATGGCTTCACACCGGCCTTGCTGGTGCAGTTTGGCTCACTGGTGGGCGATGCAGTGTGGGCGGTGATTGGCCTGACTGGCATTGCCCTGCTCATCCAGCATGATGCCGTGCGCATGCCGCTGACGGTGGTCTGTGCGGTGTACCTGGCCTGGCTCGGCATTCGCAGCCTGATCGACGCCTGGAAGTTACCCGAATCGGACGATGCACCCGCCAGCACCCGGCAAAATGCGCTGGTGGTTGGCGCAGCGATTTCACTGGCCAACCCGAAAAACATCGTTTACTGGGGAGCGTTGGGCAGCGCGCTGTCAGGCATCGTCGGCACCACGCCCAGCCACGGACAGACGCTGATGTTCTTTGCCGGGTTCATGCTCGCCTCGGTGGTGTCATGCTTCCTGATTGCAGGGCTGGTGAACGTGTTGCGCCAGAACGCCTCACCGTTGTGGCAACGTATCAGTTACGGCGCGTGCGGGGCAGTATTGATCTATCTGGCAGTTCTGGCCGCACAGGGTATATAA
- the arsH gene encoding arsenical resistance protein ArsH, translating to MTTLPNLDLSLIPSKPDGLAQPPRILLLYGSTRERSFSRLLVEEAARLLQHFGAQTRIFNPSGLPLPDDAPGDHPKVQELLELMQWSEGQVWCSPERHGSMSAVFKAQLDWVPLALGAVRPTQGKTLAVMQVSGGSQSFNTVNQLRVLGRWMRMFTVPNQSSVPKAFMEFDDQDRMKPSALYDRVVDVMEELVKFTLLLRERPDLVDRYSERKESADELSQRVNQRSI from the coding sequence ACCACCCTGCCCAATCTGGATCTGTCCCTGATCCCGTCAAAACCGGACGGTTTGGCCCAACCACCGCGCATCCTGCTGCTCTACGGCTCGACCCGGGAGCGCTCGTTCAGCCGCCTGCTGGTGGAAGAAGCCGCGCGCCTGCTGCAGCACTTTGGCGCACAAACGCGCATCTTCAACCCCAGCGGTTTGCCGCTGCCGGATGACGCGCCGGGCGATCACCCCAAGGTGCAAGAGCTGCTGGAACTGATGCAATGGTCCGAAGGCCAGGTGTGGTGCTCGCCCGAGCGGCACGGTTCGATGTCGGCGGTGTTCAAGGCACAACTCGACTGGGTGCCGCTGGCCCTTGGCGCGGTGCGCCCGACCCAAGGCAAAACCCTGGCGGTGATGCAGGTGTCCGGCGGTTCCCAGTCTTTCAATACGGTTAACCAGTTGCGCGTGCTGGGACGCTGGATGCGCATGTTCACCGTCCCGAATCAATCCTCGGTGCCCAAAGCGTTCATGGAGTTCGACGATCAGGACCGCATGAAGCCCTCGGCCCTGTACGACCGCGTGGTCGACGTGATGGAAGAACTGGTGAAGTTCACCCTGCTGCTGCGCGAACGTCCGGACCTGGTGGACCGCTATTCGGAGCGCAAGGAAAGCGCCGACGAACTCTCGCAACGCGTCAATCAACGGTCGATCTGA